The Diabrotica virgifera virgifera chromosome 10, PGI_DIABVI_V3a genome has a window encoding:
- the LOC126893444 gene encoding uncharacterized protein LOC126893444: protein MVFYPKYASDVKNLQENRRKAVDNFYNTATELMLAAGKEEESLAQEWGEVDPEDDKAVISVIADGAWARRSNKSIFSANSGVASIIGKRTGKLLYLGVKNKYCCVCVKKFYHSIRMLQKL, encoded by the coding sequence ATGGTGTTCTACCCTAAATATGCCAGTGATGTCAAAAATCTACAAGAAAATAGAAGGAAAGCTGTGGACAATTTCTATAATACAGCCACGGAATTGATGCTAGCTGCTGGAAAAGAGGAAGAAAGTCTAGCACAAGAATGGGGTGAAGTTGATCCAGAAGATGACAAAGCTGTCATTAGTGTAATAGCTGATGGTGCATGGGCAAGAAGATCTAATAAATCTATATTTTCGGCCAATTCGGGTGTGGCTTCTATCATAGGAAAAAGAACTGGCAAACTATTGTATTTAGGTGTAAAAAACAAGTATTGTTGTGTGTGCGTCAAAAAATTCTATCACTCCATACGTATGTTACAAAAATTATAA